In Ciconia boyciana chromosome 1, ASM3463844v1, whole genome shotgun sequence, the genomic stretch TAACTGCTGACCTCTATGTGCCCTGATTACCACTTACTGAAGACAACTCCTCTCTCCCATCCTCCCCATCACTCCAGAAACATCCTCAAGCAAccaagcagaaaggaaagaggaggaagaggcaataacagaagaaacaatgaATTTGAAACATAGGTTGAAGTTGATGGCCTTTTACACTTTTTGAAATCAGCCATGTTTTTGCAAAGTCTACACCGCTGGAAGCGATCATTTTACATAACGGAAAAAGCAGgagctccctccttctccccaggtTCACAGTTTGACAAATGAACTTTCCCATCTCCAATAATGCAATGCGGATCTTCAGGTCAGTGAAGTACTGCTGCTCATAACAAATGACAAGAAACCCTGAAAGTTACTTCTtgatgcatttaatttattttgcgATGTTCTAAGAACTAGGGTATTACAAAGTGTGAGGTACGCATAGTAACAGGACTAACAGGACTCCAGTTGCATCAGATAAAAATGGGTTACAAAATATTAGgaaaagcaataacaaaaaatacaaacgATCTTATGCAGTCATGTATCAGCTGCAAATCCAAATTCTGAAACCCTTGAAAATCAGTCCCAGGAAAAGTTCACGCCTGCTCTTTCAAAAGAAGGACATTCCAGTTCTAGGAGACTAAAAGTGGAGGAACCTCCCATGCCAACCCTCTACTTGATTTTTGTTGCCTGAAAGGTAAACTGCATCCTTGATGCATGCACAGAGGTGACCTGGGTAACATTGCTCTCTTAGGACTTGTCGCTGGGAGGCTTCTTCTTAGCTTCCACATCCTTCTTAAAATCTTCAAGCTTCTTTGCAATGTTAGGAAtctttaaagacaaaaccaaaaaaacaaacaaaaaccacacaaattaacaaaaaatcCTGAGCTACATGAGCCTCAGCATGAAAGACAATACCATAAACACACCAAGAAATTCTATGAAGTTTAAAGTGGTTTCTAAAAGGTACTTGCTTCCAGGATCTGTTACCTTGCACAGaggttaaaaacaaagcaacatcAAGCAAACAGCAGATGAAAGCACCTCACACAAGgcttcaggaaatattttagattaTTAAGACTAAAGGTCAGACAGTGATGATGggaacaggaggaaggaaaaaagatcacTTTACAGGAAATTTAGTAAGACCAGTCTGGCTTCCTCACTGAAAGAGGACAAACTACCAAGAATAAGCCAATTTAAACACTGACGCACAGACTTTAATAATGACTTTCGGAGGGGAAATTAGATTGCACTATGCTGGTCACAAACCAAGAGAAAAGAGATGTTCAAGAGCAGCAAATATGTTCTTGAGAAATTTATGCAGAAATACTTCTCCTGGTCCATCTTGTGGGAACCAAAATTCCCCACTGGGGAATTCTACTGCATTGCAAATTGGCAACCTTTTGCAGCTTCACACTTGAATGAAAATTCAATTTACCGCTTGTGAACTTCAAAACTTCAGCTTTCTCttgcaaataaaagcatttttataaagtaaTCCAACAGTAAATTTtgacaactttaaaaaaaaggcaacaactTTTAAGGGCAAGGAATAGACTACCTCATGACTCTAGCTAAAACTGGGAATTAACAACGTAGGATTTTACAAGCTAACtgattaaaatgaaagtaaagcAAAGTTCCCACTGATAGCTGTGAAAAAAGTCATGAGCTTTTACTTCATATGTAAGCTGATCACAGAGCAGAAGTTAATCCAAACAGACTGCAGTTCTCTCATTGGATGGTTTGAGGCTGACAGTACATGTAATATCGTAAGttgctctcttcccttccctttcagaGTTAAGCTCCGTTTGAGAAAGCGAAATTAAGAGCCCAGCCTGTAACATACCTGACTTATAAGCTAAACCAAGAGAAGTCCACTGCTGTCAGCAGAACCTTCCCTGTGCTTACAACTAAGCACATGTGTACAGCTGCAGAATTAGGACCTCATTATGACAAGTTTATCTTAGATGTCATCTAAAACAAATCACCTTCAATACCAGCAATAAAATTAGCATGTTCATCCTGCAAGTCAGTGTTACATGCCAGAGAACCGTTTCCTGCAAATCAAAAGCCTAAGTCCCCCTCTTGTGGCAATACTTTTACTAGTGCTGCCAGAAAAGCACTATACCATACTTACAATACATATTGATACACCCAAATATGTTCTTATGACTACATTTTCATAACTTTGTAAGACCTATATTGGAAAGAAACACCAGCCTTTTATTAGTACTCTTACTGGAGGTGACCGGACAGGAAGGATCACAAAAGTCTGCCTGTGAGCAAGGAgcaaaaaataagaattctggTAGCAAGATAACTTCAATACTGAAGatgagaggaaagcaaaaacataAATGTAATCAGagatgacattttgaaaatgtcaaaacaacttcaaaaaagaaaacaaaccacaacttttttttttaaactatgctAATATAGATTgcataagaaaggaaaaaaaaaaaaagtatgttaaatTTCATCAACTCCTCTAGCCTGTAAACAGCTAAGTGGTATTGCTCTTACAAGGAATTCTGATGACTCTGTAGAAATTAAAAGCTTGTGTTGAAGACTCAACTCTAAATCTTCTTCTGCTCTAACTCTCACAGTGAAAATTCTCAGTTCACTGTGAGAGCTGAGGAAAGAAAGttcactttctctcttttctcactGTGAGataagcaggaaagaaagattGTAGGTGGATATACTGTTTGAAGCAGGAACAGGTGCTGAATTCTCCCAAACAGCTGgcaaaacttattttcattactgGTACAGAGGACAGAAATTCCAGATGCTCTGAAGGATTCTTAAGTAACTAACAGGTGTACTGAGTGGAGAACACTGTGACAGGCTATCAGAGTCAGGAAACCAGTATTTTAATGCTGGTACAATCCATGAGCAGCTGCTagaccttttctgtttcttctctccatCTATGTAGATGCCTGGTTACAATATCTATGCTCTAGGGCCCCAACATCAGTTAAGGCTCTCAGCATTACTCTGTGACAGACAAAATATCAAAGAGGTAGATGTTTTGGTTCTGTTTACATTTGAGTTCATCTGTAACTAAAGTCAATACGATCTGCATTCTGTTCAAATACAATAAACCATCAAAATAAAGACCAATTCAATTCCAATTGAGGGCAAACAGCCTTATATTTCCAGTTCAGAATAGGTTCAACTCTGAGAATACAAGGATACTCACATCATAGTTCTGAGCCAGATACATCCCAACCACATTGCCAAGAGTAAAACCAAgctaaaaaggaagaaagggagaaaagaataGTTAACATCCTTCCATCAAAAGCATGCTggttaacacagaaaaaaaaaaaagtaatattgcAAGTCATATGAAGACTAAAGAGTTTCAATTCCACTCCTACTTAATTTCTCACCTTTCCTCCAGAGAGAGGTGCAATTTTTCCCAAATTCCTCACCAGAAAAACCGTACCATCatttccaaaatacagcacagtTGTGTTTTCAATACACATCTCCAAGACCATTTGGATCAGACTATGATCACCTCTGCCTGCAAAATTCTTTGCACACCCACAAAGGCAGTAACTCCTTTAAAAACAGGGGAGAAAGCGGCAGGGACCTACATACCACTGAGCTCTACGTCCATGCCTCAAAAGCCTAAAGCAACACCTCACTAAAACAATTCTCAATGCTGGGGAGGGACACATGCATG encodes the following:
- the STMP1 gene encoding short transmembrane mitochondrial protein 1: MLQFLLGFTLGNVVGMYLAQNYDIPNIAKKLEDFKKDVEAKKKPPSDKS